atttataattttgaattgaattgaattgaatttttctAAAAGCTAACTACTCTTATAGTTGATTTCATGActatcttatatataattttgaattaattttgaattgaatgAAGTTTTAATAGttgttctatatatataatataacaacATAAAAACTTTCCTTATTgcaaatataaaaacttaatttgcCATCAACTATATTTAGTCTAGAATAAAATATACTTCTTGTACGTCTTCTTTCAATTGCTTGTCaacaaagtttaaaaagaaATGACCATTTATTGATTAAGTTTCAAATACAtgtcatattaaaaaaaaatacaaatatttgggTCCCTAAATATTTCATTGACTTTTGATCAAGACATTAATGTCTGCATCTGTAAATATCATATTCAAATTTTGAAGTTCCTTTCttgaaattattattgttgcaacatcttcttcttttggGTGTCAATTAATGATTTTGATGCTAACAAAGATTCAATCGTATTCAAAGTTTTCTAGGAtcgaaaaaaattatgaatttatttattctctttacATGACTAAGGTCGGGCATGATCATGAACCCGAAAAAGTACTTCAAAATTTTTAACCAAATTAGATGCTAAAATGATGGTGATCCAAAAGACAAGTCATGATTCCTTCCCAAGCCATCCTTTTCTTCGccacttttttcttcttttccccCAACAAGCAAAGGATCGTGATTTAGTCTTGCAAGGATGACTCATATATAAGTCATAATTGTATGAGTTATAGTTCATGATGCAATCAATATATACTCTTTGACAAAAGCAAAATATATACAATTCTATCGACTTAATCATGCCGATCTATTTGTCTTCATCTGATTATAATAGCGATGGAAGGCCACGTGGAAAACCCTTTGGTCGTCAAAAGTCCGTTCATCAAATTCTTGGAGGAGGAAGTGGTATCCCttgtttctttttctctttatcTCGATCAAATCATGaataaaatagaagaaaaaaaataatagagaagAACCAAAGTAATCAATTGatgatatttgtaattattgttgtgaaatgataaaaaaaaaatatcattatagcTCAATTTCCATTTTAAAGGTTTTTAATGATATGGTAAATTTCTGTTGTCACACGTTACTAATGTTGTTAAAAGGtcttttacaataatttttatttaatgttgtaAAGGTCATACACAATGACAGTAAATAAATACTATTGCTAAAAGATGGACTTTAATTATCCATACTTTTACTCATCTTTTGCAGTTGCAAATTTGCTGTTATGGAGAAACACTAAGTTATCTAACAGTGTTCTAATCGGAGTAATTATTATATGGTTTCTCTTTGAAATTATTGAGTATAATCTCGTGACATTTTTATGTCACGTTATCATCACTAAGatgattattattttcttttggtGCATGGGAGCTGATATTTTTAGATGGTAAGTAGCGACATCGTTAATGATTCAATcaataatgaatttatttattttttaatttctatcattaatcttgttttaatttaaaatgtttaataaattttgcgTAGGCCTCCCCCTGAAATTCCTAAAATCGTTCTACAAGAATCCACCGCCCAACAATTGGCCTCACTCATTCACAAAAAGTTTAAACTCTTTTTATCAATCTTCTTCAATGTGGCATGCGGAAACAACGCCAAAATCTTCGTTTTGGTAATTTGCTTTATCGCTTGTAGAAGGAATTAAGGATATACCTATTCAAATATCCTAAGATTGAATTAAgtcatttttcttcttgttaGGCTATTGTTACACTATGGATATTGTCGGTAATTGGAAATTCCATAAGCACATTAAACCTTCTCTTCTTGGGTAAGCATTTCTCCACACAAATAATCTATTTCCTTCTAAGTTTCTTATAGAATGCATATAATTATCAAAACTATATTTATACATATGCAGGTTATCTCGGTCTGCAAACTTTACCATACTTGTACGAGCAATACGAAGAAGAAGTTGATGAAATTCTCAACAAAATGAGTTATGGCATGAGGAAATCATTCAAGAGATTTGATTCAAATGTTCTTGACAGAATCCCAAGAGGACCTGTTAAAGAAAAGAGAGTCAAATAAAtagaaaacatgttaaattgTATAAGCTTATAATGAGAAATGTAAAAGTATAATCACAAATTGAAACTGCAAATTACCCATTGTTATACTTATAATTAGAATGTGTTGAATAAACCAATGCTCTTAATTGTTGATGCAATTTCTCTATTGAAATTAAACTCTCAAGTGTTTCATATAAATATCTTAGTTTGAAGAAAAAAACTtctaaatataaacataattaaccAAATGGACAATTTGACttactttttcttatttttattttttgaaaattattatccACACTTGTGACCAAGAGATTCATCACATTGGGATTGCAAGTGGAAAAAAGGAATGATTTATATAAGTCAACTCTCCATTATCCCTTTTTACActtttactatttaattttttttctctattttactTATGATAATTGAAAGAGTActgtttatttgatcaaattttgaAGGTTATAAGGTTAAAATTTTGaggataaattataataaatttattagagattatatatttaaaacttagatttttattttaacttaagacattataaaaaaaaaattgaacatattACCTTTAATCtcttaatgaattattttaatatctaatcatgattgtaataaaatattttgtttataataatgaataattgaGATATtcataaaagtaaataaaaatccCACAATGTgagattaataataaagaaagagaCATCACACCACTACACAAAATGACGCATCCTTTTTGTAGGTAAAACACATGGGTGATAAACTTCATCTTCAGtcaaacatataattttttggaaaatttgaCTAAATGACTTAAAAAGTTGGTTTCATTTGTAATCGtgtttattgtataatttttaatgtgCTGGTaatcactttatttattttttaataaaaatacttctATCGCGAAACACGATGATTTATCGCATTTCGCGAAGagaaattttcttatatataaatattcaattattttttatttcgtTATTTTACCTTTTCTCTTCTCTCTATACTCCACGATCTCTTTTAGTTCGTCAAATTTCTGGTATGTGgccactttttatttatatatatatattaaatctgAGTCAGTTTtagtatattaataaattattggaGAAATTAATACATCGATAATATGTCATTATTGAAGTATGAGATCATTGGTAATTTCCTAGATGATCAACTAGAATGTTTAATTAAGATATGGATCTAGAAATTAGATTTTGGTTGTACTTGAAACAAAATTAGATtagattcaaaaaaaaataaagagaaaatcaTAGATGAAACAGGATAATCAATGTGGATTTtgactctttttttttaaattaaattgaaa
This is a stretch of genomic DNA from Impatiens glandulifera chromosome 4, dImpGla2.1, whole genome shotgun sequence. It encodes these proteins:
- the LOC124936968 gene encoding reticulon-like protein B9, which translates into the protein MPIYLSSSDYNSDGRPRGKPFGRQKSVHQILGGGSVANLLLWRNTKLSNSVLIGVIIIWFLFEIIEYNLVTFLCHVIITKMIIIFFWCMGADIFRWPPPEIPKIVLQESTAQQLASLIHKKFKLFLSIFFNVACGNNAKIFVLAIVTLWILSVIGNSISTLNLLFLGYLGLQTLPYLYEQYEEEVDEILNKMSYGMRKSFKRFDSNVLDRIPRGPVKEKRVK